The Acetivibrio saccincola genome window below encodes:
- a CDS encoding nucleotidyl transferase AbiEii/AbiGii toxin family protein, translated as MFLFRSDKKYYLELSEKTGFHKDVIEKVHRLILILEFINSNAFLRERLVLKGGTALNLTVFALPRLSVDIDLDFHSYDNREKVLEERIRVREILHGYLEREGYGISKKSKDYFALESIVARFQNNASNYDNIKIEINYSLRHHIWLPVMRKINTEIFGIRGEVKTLHYIELLAAKTAALFNRLAARDFYDLYNVKKYSILSEKVLQNIWQSTWHHHQSV; from the coding sequence ATGTTTTTGTTTAGGTCAGATAAAAAATATTACCTCGAACTTTCTGAAAAGACAGGATTTCACAAAGATGTAATAGAGAAAGTTCACCGACTAATATTGATACTGGAATTTATAAATAGCAATGCTTTTTTAAGAGAGCGATTAGTTCTAAAGGGCGGAACTGCTTTAAACCTAACCGTTTTTGCTTTGCCCAGATTATCTGTGGATATCGATCTGGATTTTCACTCCTATGATAACAGAGAGAAGGTGCTTGAGGAACGGATAAGGGTAAGAGAAATACTACATGGATACTTAGAGAGGGAAGGATATGGTATTTCGAAAAAATCCAAAGATTATTTTGCTTTGGAATCCATTGTAGCTCGTTTCCAAAACAATGCGAGTAATTATGATAATATAAAAATTGAAATCAACTATTCCTTAAGACATCATATTTGGCTACCTGTGATGAGAAAAATAAATACAGAGATTTTTGGCATTAGGGGAGAAGTTAAAACATTACACTATATCGAGCTTTTAGCTGCTAAAACAGCAGCCTTGTTTAACCGTCTTGCGGCAAGGGATTTTTATGATTTATATAATGTGAAAAAGTATAGTATCCTTTCTGAAAAGGTCTTGCAAAATATTTGGCAAAGTACATGGCATCACCACCAATCAGTGTAA
- a CDS encoding transposase: MAKYMASPPISVRRIIRYDGETVTYWYNDHETKARKEESLDVLTFIGRMVQHILPKGFQRIRYYGLQATKTYEKWSQVIKEGLKNFCKVVQGVYEVIESRNYRQRYKESSGKDPLKCPFCGSEMKVWKIWHPIYGVIYDEEKNIRQGKYEKYSKPRDRGGCTLRGCTRILQISMFSLSL, from the coding sequence TTGGCAAAGTACATGGCATCACCACCAATCAGTGTAAGGAGAATCATCAGATATGACGGTGAAACAGTAACATATTGGTATAATGATCATGAAACAAAAGCTAGAAAAGAAGAGAGTTTGGATGTGTTGACCTTTATAGGTCGTATGGTACAGCATATACTTCCGAAGGGATTTCAACGTATAAGATATTATGGTTTGCAGGCAACAAAAACATATGAAAAATGGAGTCAAGTGATAAAAGAAGGTCTTAAGAACTTTTGTAAAGTAGTACAAGGAGTTTATGAAGTAATTGAATCTAGGAATTATAGACAAAGATATAAAGAAAGTAGTGGGAAGGACCCGTTAAAGTGTCCTTTTTGCGGGAGTGAAATGAAAGTATGGAAAATATGGCATCCGATATATGGAGTAATATATGACGAAGAGAAAAATATCAGACAGGGAAAGTATGAAAAATATTCTAAACCAAGAGATAGAGGAGGATGTACCCTTCGGGGGTGCACCAGAATATTACAAATATCGATGTTCTCATTGTCACTTTGA
- a CDS encoding AraC family transcriptional regulator, whose amino-acid sequence MNNAMAYIEEHLTDDIDYSEVSKIACCSEYHFKRMFSFLSGIGLSEYIRRRKLTLAALDLKGTNLRIIDVAVKYGYDSADAFSRAFHSLHGILPSEARSENTQLKAYPRMTFQLSIKGGCEMNYRIVEKGHFKIVGFKKRVPIIFNGVNPEIAKMTELLTPEVIKQLKAISNVEPTGIISASANFPEGRMEEKGELDHYIGVATTSNETADFDVLEIDGSTWAIFESIGPFPETLQNVWGRIYSEWFPSSGYEAAPGPEILWNESPDTGNPKYRSEIWIPVKKKDY is encoded by the coding sequence ATGAATAATGCAATGGCATACATTGAGGAGCACTTAACTGATGATATTGATTATAGTGAAGTATCAAAAATTGCTTGCTGCTCAGAGTATCATTTTAAAAGGATGTTTTCTTTCTTATCAGGAATTGGTTTGTCAGAATATATTCGAAGAAGGAAATTAACGCTGGCTGCCCTTGATTTGAAAGGTACAAATTTGAGAATAATCGATGTTGCTGTTAAATATGGTTATGATTCAGCTGATGCATTCTCTCGTGCTTTTCATTCCCTGCATGGCATTCTTCCTTCTGAAGCAAGAAGTGAGAACACACAGTTAAAAGCCTATCCTCGAATGACCTTTCAATTATCAATTAAAGGAGGATGCGAAATGAACTATCGTATTGTTGAGAAAGGACATTTTAAGATCGTAGGATTTAAGAAGAGAGTTCCAATTATTTTTAATGGTGTAAATCCGGAGATTGCAAAAATGACCGAACTTTTAACACCAGAGGTTATTAAACAGTTAAAAGCAATTTCAAATGTAGAACCAACAGGTATTATTAGTGCTTCAGCTAATTTTCCGGAAGGTAGAATGGAAGAGAAAGGAGAATTAGACCATTACATCGGGGTAGCAACAACAAGTAATGAAACTGCAGATTTTGATGTATTAGAAATTGATGGTAGTACCTGGGCTATATTTGAATCGATTGGACCATTTCCGGAAACACTTCAAAATGTGTGGGGAAGAATATACTCAGAGTGGTTTCCGTCTTCAGGGTATGAGGCAGCCCCAGGTCCTGAAATTTTGTGGAACGAGAGTCCTGATACTGGAAATCCAAAGTATCGAAGCGAAATCTGGATTCCGGTAAAGAAAAAAGACTATTAA